In Brassica napus cultivar Da-Ae chromosome A3, Da-Ae, whole genome shotgun sequence, the sequence GGCTTTCATAGCTCGTCATCGTCGGTCTTTGACTCCGGGGAGTGGAGGTTTATTCAACCTCGCGCCGCCGGCTTTGGTGGTTCGCCCCTTTTCTCTGTTGGGTGCGACATAACGGGTGGTGAAAAAAGGAAGTGAAACTGAGGAAGGCAATCGCTGGAAGAGGCGATGGTGTTGAAGGGGTATGCGTTTTATACGCATGATCTGGACGTGATCCGGTGTGTGTCGGAGCGATGAAGCTGATGAAACCCGATACCTTTAATACAGTCGTTAGAGGTGGGTTTCATCgaaaaatggtggagaatagaGTTTCTCCGATTTGGCTCTGGAGTTGACGCTTGAATGATTTGATGATCACCGATATTTTCTTTGCTGGTGGTGATCTTTGGCGTTGAAGGCTTGTAGTCGTCTGGTGTGTTTTCCGGCGATACGAGGTCTCTGGCCGTGTCTCCGGCGATGAATTGAAGCGGTACCGTTCAGGCGGCGAGGAAAGAAGTGGTGGATGGGTGACGCGTGTCCCTGCGTTTGGGCTTTCTTCAGCACGTGGCGTTCATGTTTCATGAGGTGTCCGGACGCGTGTGTCGCGTTGACGGTGAATCTCAACGCGTGTGTCGCGTTGACGGTGAATCTCAACGCGTGAACGGTCACGTATGTTTGGTTGACGCGCGTTTATGTTTGTGGGTCGATTGGGCTTTAGGCccatttgtttctgttttgttctgTCCATCTTGTGGGCTTTTAGTGTTTTTCTGTGTTTTGGGCTTCGGCCCAGCACTTTAATAaaagatggcaaaaaaaaaaaatctagctatatatatcccctatatattatttgagaaacattgcaacattttttttgtagccatgtgtcatcattagaatgattcttagaatctttagagaaataggttggtccatctaaatatataataaactttttattaaaccataataaatacattattaatgtgcttcattatttccttaaataagattatggaattacctaatatggctaaagtatatatgacaattaatgattttgaataataaagatttgataaaaataactgtgtattataattatatttgtttaattttaagctattaaaataaattaaacaatcatagtaaccatataaaaatttaaaaaaaaatatatatatatattaaaaaacgagtataaattactaaaactgttaaaagtttcacattcaaattttgtgatctatgatttaaaacttttgttatgacatgatacaaataattaaaaaataatataagttgaaagtctcatttaataagtatcaaaaaaaagatatataaatatatgtatcattttaaattaaactatatgccatataaaaatacataaatttcttagttttgaaatttactttgaacattttttgataaaaaatttgaaaaaatattgataacttaattttttaaaatattataaattacttaaaccattaatcccacagtgaaaattttgttatcattaatttagactttttactataacagatacaaatgacaaaaaaaaaagcaaaaaacatcatctaataaatattaatattaaaatatatcatatatatattactatcatttaaatttaattatatatcttattaaatagaaaaaatatttgttcgatgtataaaatttatttatatgttcgcatcaatttaattatataagtagtagataatgactttttaattattcaatatatatttattattttataatatgttataaacataattatatataaaataatttatatatataatgttcatcccgcgcaaggcgcgggtcttaacctagtacaGTAATGTTTCTCTCTTGTGAGGGCTCCATGTCACCAAAAAGACTGGTACGTGTCTTTCTTTCTATGAGGTTTATATTTTCCGTTTGCGTTGTTGATAGGCTTTAAGTGTTCCAAATTTGTGGGCTTGGAATGAGATTTGGGGTgactaaatacataaaagctTATCCCGTTCTGTCTTTCGCCTTCTTCAACAATGACGACCCTTCTTACTAGGGTTCTTCGTATTGTTTGAGCTCTTTAGTTCAATCGTTAATGGATTTTCTGGAAGGTTGACACGATTCGTATAATGAGAAGAATAATGAAAACAGTTTCCAAACAGGAACTTGGGTTCATGAGAAGAATAATGACAACAGAAGCTACAACTACTGAGAAGTTGGAAATTGGAACAGTAAAGATCAGCAATGAAGAGAATTATGAAGAAAGAGAGGATCTGTGAAATGTGGAGGATTATTGTTTATGATTTGTTAAAGATATCTTAACATTTGAGTTTGGGATTTAAGGATTATTgtttatgatttattatttaggtGGTGAAGCTGAATTAATAAACTTTTGtaactaatttttatatatttataaatgttttagaaagattaattttttattttaataataaatctaGGATATTTATGAAAAATGATAGTAATTTATaggtaaatttgaaaataagtaTCAAATATgaagtaaaattatttttttgaaattatgttaTATACTGTAACATTAAACCAATTTGATAAATGTGTGTTGTCTTTATATAGAATTGTGTTGgaatattaacatttttgacATATATAGATCATTGCATATAGATGATAAAAGTGTGTTCATGTTTAATGTAttcgtttatatatatattcattttgtATATCTATCGTTCATCTATTTATGGTTGAAGTAGGAGACGTAATacttaatatatagtgattaatAAACCAATGTGGTatagttttttaaatattaaaatgaaatgtGTTTTTTTAGACAAATAATTTCACATATTGGGCCTAATAAGGCCTGCTTACATTGCGATAAAAAGGTGCATTAAACGAGACACATGTCAATCAAAGAATCCGAGTGTGGAAAAGGGACACGTAGTCGCACACATAAGCAACAACATCATGAAAGATGAAACTAGAACCCGAAaccatttatttataataaaaaaaaagagagaacaaTGCGATCTTGCCCAACATTAACTGCATATGGTCGCCACTATTGTGCGCCGCCACGTAGACTCGTCTCCTTAACCTTCACCTCTATCCACCGCCACAATTCTGCTCCGTTTCTCAATTTCAGTCTCTTCACCGCCTTTCGTTCTCCCTTCTCCCGCATGGAGGTTCGCTAAATTCCTCATTTCTCTCTCGCCATGAATCTCTGCTTCAGTTTTCTCTTACTAATTTTCTCTTTCGCTGAGATATACTCCTCTGGTATTTTGGAGGAGACTCTGAAACTTGATTCAGTTTGTCTAGAGGTATTACTTAGGTCTTAATTTGATAGTTTGCAAAGTGTTTATTGCTTTTCTTATGGATGTTAGCAGTTCCAGACCGGAACTGGTTCGACCGGTAATAAAGCAATGGTGGAAAATCTGAAGCGGTTCGGCGTGATATCATCTAAAAAAGTAGCTGAAGTGATGGAGGCTTTAGATAGAGGTCTCTTTGTACCAGTTGGATCTTCAGCTTATGCTGATACGCCCTTGCCTATAGGTTACAACGCCACCATATCCGCTCCACATATGCACGCCACGTGTTTGCAGCTCTTGGAGGATAAGCTTCAGCCTGGGATGCGCGCTTTGGATGTTGGCTCAGGTTCTTTTAAGTtttcttgagattttttttttttttttttttttttttttttttttaaagttttcttgAGATTTCAGCTTCCTTCATGGTTTTGATCGTGTCTTTTTGTAGGAACTGGTTACTTGACTGGCTGCTTTGCTCTGATGGTTGGAGCTGAAGGACGCGTTGTTGGCGTGGATCATATCCCTCAGCTGGTCGATATGTCTATCAAGAACGTCGAAAAGAGTGTTGCTGGTTCTTTGCTTCAGAAGGGATCTCTCTCCTTACATGTTGGTGGTATGTAAAACGTTGCATGTATTGTTTCAGCCTCGTGGAAACGTGTGCTGAAAAACTAGAGATTTCTCTCTTATGACAGATggaaggaaaggttggggagaGTTTGCGCCGTACGATGCAATTCACGTAGGAGCAGCGGCATCAGAGATCCCTCATGCGCTTTTGGACCAACTGAAACCTGGTGGAAGAATGGTGATTCCAGTAGGAACATACTTTCAAGAGCTTAAGgtgattgataaaagcgaggATGGTTCCATCAAGGCACGTACTGAAACTTCAGTTAGGTATGTGCCTCTTACCAGCCGCGTTGAACAGACAGGAGGGTTTTGAAGAAACCAAGCAAGAACACTGCTTCCAACGTCTTAGTGTGCATATAGAGGTTGTGTATGTTCTGTAATATATTTTGATGGGTAACAAATAACAATATGTTTATGAACCAACAAAATAAATGAGAATAGTGTTCAAGAAATATAACATAGTAGTGAGTACCACTTATATTCAGATATAGGTGAAGTCCAAACATCTGAATTTAACCAACTCAAATGGATAAGGTACGATGATATTACAGCAAATCAGAAGTTTCCTttgatttcaaaaaataaactgAGATGAAAATAAGGAACGAATGTAAGCATATTATTGATGTGGccgaatttttttttggtcagtACACTATACATTTGATTTTGTGAAATTatgactaattttttttctctgaaaATTCATTAATAGTAGAAATTGTGATGAAGTATCTGCATCAAATTGTCACCCAAAACAAAACGGTGGCGCGGCGTGTTTGGACATTGCTCGAGAATTTTGATTATCTGTTAGGACTTACAGTGCGTAAAGACATACCTGCAGTGTTGAGTCGATTGTTCCCCTGGGTTCTTAAGATAATatggaaaaacaaaaatactttcGCTTTTGAAGAGAAGGTATTTGATGTTAGTGATACGGTGAATAAAATGCATGAGGAAGCTAGGCAATGGTTTGAAGTGAACTCTAAGGAGACGGGGGAGCAGAACGGTGTTGGCGGTAGAGCCCATAGGGATGGTAACTGGAGAGCTCCCTCTCTAAGTGGTTTTAAATGCAAATTTGGTATCGTTTGGTACAAAGGGAAAAATATGGTGGGTGCGGGGTGGATTGTAATAGATTATAGAGGTGATGTCATGCTCCATAATCGTCGAGCTTTTAGTGGAATCAATTCTTTGTCCGAAGCTAAACATATCGGTCTGCTTTGGGCCCTGGAAAGTATGTGCTCACATAGGCTCGagaatgtgtgtgtgtggaagTTGAAGCTCCTGAGTTGGTGGGTGTTGTGGACAGACCAGGTGCTTGGCCTTCTTTCCGTGCGTATGGGTGTGAACTTAGATGTGCTTTGGACAAACTACAGGAAAGGgagttaaaatattttgatgggtaAGAGAGTCAGTAAAATAAGAGCCGGGCCTGGCAAGAAACAGTCAGTAAAATAAGAGAGAAGCATCGAAGTTTCAAAATCGACGCTTTGGTTATTCCTCATCTGCATTCATTTGAGCCGTGTCAACCGTTAAATCAAATTTAGCATTGACATTTCACATATACCCAATAATAGTTTCAAAAGTGATTCATTTTTATATACCTTTTAAAAGTATATGAAATTGAATAGATTATTTGATTTGTGATTTTGATGAATTTTTACAATGCcgaaaatgaaagaaaatggTGACAAAGAATACCAAAATTTATTGACATGAGTCAgcattagtttatttttgttattgataatatattataaattattttatttttaatttaaaattaagttaataataattatttaattagctTTTATATTTAGCCAAAGTCCTAATTTGgcataaaaatagtttaatattttgtttttatgttaaaGGACAATTGaagttaaaagaaaattaaaatatttcgtaaataaaacatgattttttttttgtatgttttgaaATTACTAATTAGTTTTTTCTAAGTAATTTTcctttagtaatattatattaatatatatagttatatattgaAACTTATCATTTATTAACTTGCGGTTCAACCACAATTGACCCAAGAACCCAATAACTCAATGATCCAAAACTAATCCGGtcaggtttaaaaacattgatcTTACATATTCTACAATGTAACAAACTTTTAATCTGATAACATTAAAAGTGAACAGTGGATATTTTGTAAGCTCTGATACTTAAATGTTAGTAGTTCATGGCGCTTTGAGACATTGTTTATGGTTACAAATTCAAATCGTTGCTCATGAATGTTATTTAACTGTATTCTCATATGATCTggatttttttatgattttatcattctttttaattattctcaaAAATAAATCAGAAAGAAAGGAATTAACGGTTACATTTTAAGGAAACCTTTTTCTTGCGTTCGTTTTTGTTGTTGATTGCGTGTTTGCTGTGTGTGTGGTGTGGTGTGTCCATCGTCCCCGTTTAccttttttgtttacttttctCTCAGTTTCAGATTTTGCGTTGTTTGTTCCCATCATCAGTTAAAGCACATTTTCCATCTATTTTTTCTACAATTCTTCATCAATTTAACATTTCTCTTTTGTCTTTCGACATCAATTATTATTATGCTAATCAGTCAACACGGTACGTTAGCAGAAAAAGAAATCGTACTTGGGTTCCGACTTCCGAGCgttgttaaaacttaaaactaagCGTAATATTAAACCAGtccatataattaaatattttgttctcttttaacataaaaaatatttcgacataaataacatatatgtataattagGTACACACAGTTTTTCCTCATTGCCATTTTAGATACATAGTTTGTGTAACCAAATAAACAGTCACATAACTAATCATAATTAGGTGAATTAATCAATAATAGAGTTCCTCTTGAAGATAATTAGTTGCGTACAAgttttgttttatcaaaattcGTGGTTCCTATTCAGTTTACACTGGTAGTTAAGTCATCTCATCACCAAAATCATCAATTATTGTTACCAAAGATTAAGAGAAAAAATGAATGAGGTTGCTTGCACAATATCACGCGGCATCAACTGATCAACATCAATTTCTATTATATAGCTTTTATCTTTATACTAGTGGtcttccggcgctacgcgccgggttcgtatATTGTGTTGTCTAATAAGCTGGAATTGCATTTTCTGATTGAATTTGTAAACCACGTTAAGTTGATGTATTCATATTTTGGCCTATTCAATTTTGTATAAGAGTGTTAGTAAAAAAGTACAGCTAGGTAAAGTAGCGAAGATTTATTGGAAGGTCATTGTGTTTTGTAATAATAGTTGTCTATggttgatgttttaatttttatataatttacatttctACGTATGAAGTGTTGGTTGCTGTTTTTTGGATGATAGAGTGCTAAGTAGGAAAATAATTAGATGAAGACAAATAATTTAgcagattttaaataaaaagagagaaattCCAAAGTAAAGAAGATAACAAAAATGCTATTGGAAATTAGAACCCACAAACTATTGTAAGACGTGCAAGCACCATAGATTACTTTCTCTGCAAACCGGACAACTTATTTTGGTACGAAGCCACTAATCAATgcaattaaaatgtaaattacaGCCGCAAGTAAGAGAGAAAATATGGTGCTTGATTATACTTGATCTGAGTTTCTCCCTGTACTTGtgaatatttatcaaatattctATGTTGCAGGTGGTTGTATTTTTATTGCATTTTGGGCTCCACAAATTGTTTGAAACTTATAGATAGCATGAGGGGAATAATCAATGTCCTAAAAGAAACTTTGAGTCATTAGTACATCCAAGCATTTGGCAGGTGGGAGGAACTTATGAGAGTTTGTTCTTACGTACTGAGGCTGTAGGTTGTTGAATACTCGTTGTAGACAATATTAGTCACACCCCCTTGTGTCCGCTTTACCTTCTATCTCTTCacaaattttgtttgtttctgtttggATGTTGCACATGAAGAGGCTAGTAATGTTGTCTTTCAGTCAAATGTGAACATTGTAGGACTTCTGGTTGTGCTTAGTTAATTAATTGTAACGTACAAAACTTAGAATGGGCTGAACTGTGAAGCTGGTGGAAAGAATTTAAAAACTTAAcaaattcttttaaaaacacGGGACAAAgagaaacttaaaattaatttagcaaaaggTGAACAAATTGTATAAGTCAACCATGGGAGTGTacaatacaaatatttaattccTGGTAACATCAAATGCAGAGCTCATACAGACCCCTCTCTGAGTAAGTGGTGGAATGCGTTTAAGGGGTGTATGCTAGATCCCTGGATCAGACTGCAAACCATTTAGAAACAATGAAGCGTtagcaaacaaaaataattttgaaaacagtTACAGAAAAGACAAATACAATGGAAAAGCAACTCCTCCTCATCTACCAGAACTGTATCAATCTCCATAAGTTCTATTACTTTCTTCACATCCCGAGCTTCCCAAAAATAGAGAAGCCGTCTGACAGCCGTCGTCCTAGAACGACCAGCCTTCAACTGAGAGAGAGGAAGTTGAGAATTGGTCATTATGGTACCTGCTTTTACAGATAGTTTGTAAGAAAAGATTGATTGCGAGACGACCAAATCTTCGGGGTCCTCACATCTGTtcgtatatataataaaataaacggGTCAAAAAACGCAGGAAAGCTGAAAGGTTGAGGAAGTGATGAGTAGCTTTAAGTGAATTCCACCATTGACACCCAATCATTCATCGCCGGAAAGTGGAGGAAAGGCACAACTATGTGAAGGTTATACGAAACGACTAAGATAAACTCAGAAACAAATTTGCTTCTTAGGCTTGTTGACCTAATTCTCATTTATATCTCTCAACCATATGATAGAGAGAATCTATTAGTGTTGACTGTTGACCTACGCAGACAGTAAAAACTCTCAATGTTGGCCCAGATATGGAGTTGTTAACTTACAATGCAATGCCGACTGTATTTGTATTAGGCTTATGCAGACTGTCAAATTTCTCAACGTTGGCCCACAGATGGATTGATATGGTTTCAAGAAGACCTTTTGAAATAGAGATCAAACAACAAACCTctgttattgaaaataataagagaaGAATGAGGTCTGGAGACAAGTGGTAGAGACTCTGATGCCGCTAAGAATCAAGTGAGGGCGAGTTGTTAATGGAAGCAACTGCATTTTAGGCATGTTCCAATTTTAATAGTCTCAACAACACCTCTCGGCCAATGATCTATCTATTAGGACAAAGAAAGATACCTGATATTGTAGCCACGATTCTGTTATTTACAGATTAATAGCCATCTTCCTTTGCTAAAAGTTGTGCATACATGTCGCCAGAGGCTATAAAATTTTCATCATCATAAGATTATGTTCTTATGCAAAACAACAACCAAAACATACTGAGAAGCGTCTTCTTATGACACATACCTGTTAATATTGATGATAAATTGCAAAGTGAGTAGAGTTGGAGAGCTGTGGCAATACATAATTAACTAAATTTCATGggttttgatcttgtgcatccattagtctaaaaaaaatatcaaatctaaAAGTCTTTGTTGAGAGAGAGCACATGATTATCAAACGCGCCGCCTCCATTAACGCTCGACATAACACAAGCCTTCTGGTAATCACGAACTCTCTTCTCGAAGAAGTTTGTTTTACCCTGAAGAGAGATTCGTCCATGAGATTCGTCCTCAAGAGGGTGTAGATCAGGCAGGCGAAACCAGACGATCGACTTCACGCAGTGCAAAGCCATCGTCTCGAGAGATCAACTCGTTGGAGAAGGTCAAACCAGGCATAAGCCCTCGTTTCTTGAGCCAGAAGATCGAGCAGAAGCTACCGGAGAAGAAGATCCCTTATGCGCAGGCGAAGGCGATGCTCCTCTCCGCGAAGGTCTGAGATCCGTCGATCCACTTCATCGCCCACTGAGCTTTCTTTCGCGAAGCAAGGAACGCCTAATTATAGGATCCAATCCATGAAAAATCTGAAGAGATCGAAGGATCTAGTGAAATGAGAAGTCGTGGGGGAAGAATTAACTGAGATTAAATGCTCAGTTTATGGCTAGAGCAAAAATCGTACTGCTTCCATTACTCTGGTTCGACGATGAAGATTATAGAAAACCCAACGAAACCAAAACGCGTGACTTACACAAACCAATCAGCGCAACGACACGTGGCGAGGAAAGCCCCTATCTCCCTGATGACGTGGACGCAGGAGGAGAGAGACAAGGCaactttattgtataagattTCCATTAATTAATGTATCGTCAGTCACAAGTCACAAACGTATTTGTTGCATCCTACACGTAATTCTCAACCTCTTttggtattattattattttttcattacaTCTCGTTGTCACAATATTCTCactccaacatatattccctaTATATACAGTTATCTTGATACCTTACCATCTACAAACTCATTCTcaatcacaaaaaaaacaaagtaaaaacaTCATATAAGAAGAAATATGAAGCGCTTCATTGTCCTTTTCCTTTGCTTGCTTATGGTTCTTGAAACAACAAAGGGTTTAGATATCCATGATAAAGATGTGGAATCGGAGGATAGCTTGTGGGAGCTGTACGAGCGGTGGAGGAGCCACCACACGATAGCTAGGAGCTTTGAAGAGAAGGCAAAGAGGTTTAATGTGTTCAAGCACAACGTGAGGCACATTCACGAGACCAACAAGAAGGAAAAACCTTACAAGCTCAAGCTCAATAAGTTTGGTGACATGACAACGGAGGAATTTAGAAGATCATACGCTGGTTCGAACATCAAACATCATAGGATGCTTAAAGGTGAAAGACGAGCAACAGGAAAATTCATGTATGCAAATGTTAATGCTCTCCCAACCTCGGTTGATTGGAGAAAGAATGGAGCTGTCACTCCTGTCAAAAACCAAGGCCAATGCGGTGAGTTAtctttttattgaaaattacaTCTTCACACAATAAGTCAAATGAAATGTTTTTGTAGGGAACTCACTGATTACAAAGCTGCTTGAATATGTATATTACATCGGCCAAAAGCCCATTTACGGAATAAATGACAAAAGAAATATGTAAAATGAGAACCAAAATAAGACTTAAGTTTTTGGTTAATTACTACAGGAAGCTGTTGGGCGTTTTCAACAGTTGTGGCAGTGGAAGGGATCAACCAAATAAGAACCAATGAGCTGACATCACTATCAGAGCAAGAGCTAGTGGACTGTGATACGAATGAGAACCAAGGGTGTAGTGGAGGTCTGATGGACCTTGCTTTTGAGTTCATCAAGGAGAAAGGAGGGCTAACGAGCGAGATAGTGTACCCTTACCAAGCTTCTGATGAAACATGTGACAAAAACAAGGTTTGTTACATACTACACGTCAAGAAAGCTAAAATGGTGATGAAATACAACAAATAACATAACTGTTACATTATCGCAGGAAAATGCGCCGGTGGTTTCAATCGATGGACACGAAGATGTTCCTGAGAACAGTGAGGATGATCTAATGAAAGCTGTTGCTCATCAGCCTGTCTCTGTTGCAATTGATGCTGGAAGTTCAGACTTCCAGTTCTACTCCGAGGTAAGAATAATATCACCCTATCTAAGTTCAAAAACATACTACCTCCGTCTGATTACAATTTGTcgttttagattaaaaaaagttgcacttgttaaaaaaaatcattaaatatcCATTAATTAAGACAGTTACAGT encodes:
- the LOC106388415 gene encoding protein-L-isoaspartate O-methyltransferase 2-like isoform X1, with protein sequence MRSCPTLTAYGRHYCAPPRRLVSLTFTSIHRHNSAPFLNFSLFTAFRSPFSRMEQFQTGTGSTGNKAMVENLKRFGVISSKKVAEVMEALDRGLFVPVGSSAYADTPLPIGYNATISAPHMHATCLQLLEDKLQPGMRALDVGSGTGYLTGCFALMVGAEGRVVGVDHIPQLVDMSIKNVEKSVAGSLLQKGSLSLHVGDGRKGWGEFAPYDAIHVGAAASEIPHALLDQLKPGGRMVIPVGTYFQELKVIDKSEDGSIKARTETSVRYVPLTSRVEQTGGF
- the LOC106388415 gene encoding protein-L-isoaspartate O-methyltransferase 2-like isoform X2 — protein: MRSCPTLTAYGRHYCAPPRRLVSLTFTSIHRHNSAPFLNFSLFTAFRSPFSRMEFQTGTGSTGNKAMVENLKRFGVISSKKVAEVMEALDRGLFVPVGSSAYADTPLPIGYNATISAPHMHATCLQLLEDKLQPGMRALDVGSGTGYLTGCFALMVGAEGRVVGVDHIPQLVDMSIKNVEKSVAGSLLQKGSLSLHVGDGRKGWGEFAPYDAIHVGAAASEIPHALLDQLKPGGRMVIPVGTYFQELKVIDKSEDGSIKARTETSVRYVPLTSRVEQTGGF
- the LOC106388415 gene encoding protein-L-isoaspartate O-methyltransferase 2-like isoform X3 is translated as MNLCFSFLLLIFSFAEIYSSGILEETLKLDSVCLEFQTGTGSTGNKAMVENLKRFGVISSKKVAEVMEALDRGLFVPVGSSAYADTPLPIGYNATISAPHMHATCLQLLEDKLQPGMRALDVGSGTGYLTGCFALMVGAEGRVVGVDHIPQLVDMSIKNVEKSVAGSLLQKGSLSLHVGDGRKGWGEFAPYDAIHVGAAASEIPHALLDQLKPGGRMVIPVGTYFQELKVIDKSEDGSIKARTETSVRYVPLTSRVEQTGGF
- the LOC106388417 gene encoding KDEL-tailed cysteine endopeptidase CEP1-like, with amino-acid sequence MKRFIVLFLCLLMVLETTKGLDIHDKDVESEDSLWELYERWRSHHTIARSFEEKAKRFNVFKHNVRHIHETNKKEKPYKLKLNKFGDMTTEEFRRSYAGSNIKHHRMLKGERRATGKFMYANVNALPTSVDWRKNGAVTPVKNQGQCGSCWAFSTVVAVEGINQIRTNELTSLSEQELVDCDTNENQGCSGGLMDLAFEFIKEKGGLTSEIVYPYQASDETCDKNKENAPVVSIDGHEDVPENSEDDLMKAVAHQPVSVAIDAGSSDFQFYSEGVFTGRCGTELNHGVAAVGYGTTIDRTKYWIVKNSWGEEWGEKGYIRMQRGIRHKEGLCGIAMEASYPVKNSNTNPSGPTSTTLKDEL